Proteins encoded in a region of the Phacochoerus africanus isolate WHEZ1 chromosome 8, ROS_Pafr_v1, whole genome shotgun sequence genome:
- the IL17C gene encoding interleukin-17C produces MLSPGLLLLAWLPACLARHSPPLRAGAPRCYSAEELSLGHAPPHLLARAAKWEQALPVALVSSLEAAGRRKRQAGSPGGIQCQVLQPEEVLEADIHQRSISPWRYRVDTDESRYPQKLAFAECLCKGCISAKTGRETAALNSVPLTQSLLVLRRQPCSRDAAGAPTPGAFAFHAEFIRVPVGCTCVLPRSVQ; encoded by the exons ATG CTCTCTCCTGGCCTCCTGCTTCTGGCCTGGCTGCCCGCCTGCCTGGCTCGCCACAGCCCCCCACTCCGGGCGGGGGCCCCGCGCTGCTACTCGGCCGAGGAGCTGTCCCTGGGCCACGCCCCCCCACACCTTTTGGCTCGAGCTGCCAAGTGGGAGCAGGCTTTGCCGGTAGCCCTGGTGTCCAGCCTGGAGGCGGCAGGCCGCAGGAAGCGACAGGCGGGGTCCCCGGGCGGGATCCAGTGCCAGGTTCTGCAGCCCGAGGAGGTGCTGGAAGCAGACATCCACCAGCGCTCCATCTCTCCCTGGAGATACCG CGTGGACACGGACGAGAGCCGCTACCCGCAGAAGCTGGCCTTCGCCGAGTGCCTGTGCAAGGGCTGCATCAGCGCCAAGACGGGCCGCGAGACCGCCGCGCTCAACTCCGTGCCCCTGACCCAGAGCCTGCTGGTGCTGCGCCGCCAGCCCTGCTCCCGGGACGCTGCGGGGGCGCCCACGCCCGGGGCCTTCGCCTTCCACGCCGAGTTCATCCGCGTGCCCGTGGGCTGTACCTGTGTCCTGCCCAGGTCTGTCCAGTGA
- the LOC125132474 gene encoding cytochrome b-245 light chain, which produces MGQIEWAMWANEQALASGLILMTGGIVATAGQFTQWHLGTYSIAAGVLVCLLEYPRGRRTKGSTMERCGQKYMTKVVKAFGPLARNYYIRAFLHLGLSVPAGFLLATILGTACLAIASGIYLLAAIRGEQWTPIEPKPKERPQVGGTIKQPPSNPPPRPPAEARKKPGEEAVAGVPTGGPQENPMPVTDEVV; this is translated from the exons ATGGGACAGATCGAGTGGGCCATGTGGGCCAACGAGCAGGCGCTGGCGTCTGGCCTGA TCCTCATGACAGGGGGCATCGTGGCCACGGCCGGCCAGTTCACGCAGTGGCACCTGGGCACCTACTCCAT TGCGGCGGGCGTGTTGGTCTGCCTGCTGGAGTACCCCCGCGGGCGGAGGACCAAGGGCTCCACCATGGAGCGCTG tggACAGAAGTACATGACCAAAGTGGTGAAGGCGTTCGGGCCCCTCGCCAGGAACTACTACATCCGGGCCTTCCTGCACCTCGG GCTGTCGGTACCTGCTGGCTTCCTGCTGGCCACCATCCTGGGCACAGCCTGCTTGGCCATCGCAAGCGGCATCTACCTGCTG GCAGCCATCCGTGGGGAACAGTGGACCCCCATCGAGCCCAAGCCTAAGGAGCGGCCACAGGTGGGTGGCACCATCAAGCAGCCGCCCAgcaaccccccaccccggcccccagCCGAGGCCCGCAAGAAGCCAGGCGAGGAGGCAGTGGCAGGGGTCCCTACGGGGGGCCCCCAGGAAAACCCCATGCCAGTGACCGACGAGGTTGTGTGA